The Halioglobus maricola genome segment TGCCGCTGAGAAGCGCGCTGAAGCGATCAACGGCCTTGAGCTGGTGACTATCGCCGCTAACGCTGGTGAAGAAGGCAAGCTGTTCGGTTCTATCGGTACTCGCGACATCGCCGAGGCGGTTGCCGCTGCCGGCGTTGAAGTGGACAAGTCCGAAGTTCGCTTGCCAGAAGGCGCGCTGCGTGAACTGGGCGAGTTTGAAGTCGCTGTCCAGGTACACGGCGACGTTACTGCGATGGTTAACATCGCAGTCGTACCCGAGTAAGGATTGCACTGCTCCGCTGCGGCGGAGCACAGATCTTGAAATGCACCGGCTGCCCTGCGGTCGGTGCATTTTTTGTGCCTGGGATTTCTCCCCGGCGCTAGAATTTAGCCCTGATGCAGGCGATCTGCGCAGCGGCCACCTCTTCGATTTCCCAGGCGCGCATCAGCGTGGGCAGGTCAAAGCCCAGCTCCTCCTTGAGGATGGCCTGGGCATAATCTGCAAACAGCACAGAACCGTCTTCCAGCACCTGGTCAACGCCGTCGCGGCTCGTGGCGAGCGCCATTTTCTCTACGGCATCGCCGCGCTTCCAGTCGGGGGGTAAGTCCAACTCGAGTGCACCCTGGCGCGCGCGCACGGGATAGCCGCCAGGCAAGCCGAGCGGGGCGGGAACATGGAGTTTATGGACAGTGGGGCTGGGGTCCAGCAGCGCCAGCGCGTTGCGCGCCGCCAGAATGCCCGTGGTGGAGGAGAATGCGGCACCGGGCTCATAGCAATCATTGATCGCCCGGTTGAGCAGGGCGCGGCTGTCGCCGAACTGCGAGGTCACGTCCTCCCCTTCGTGGCTCACCCGGAGCAGAAAGGGCGCGTCGTTGGCATATCCCGGTTCCCGCGGTGCAACCCAGTGCACGTGGTGGGCGACGAGCTTCACGTTCAGTTGGGCCGGGGCGGCCATCAATTCGCGCGCTGCCAGACGATGTACCGCTGCGGCCATCAAGCCGACATTGCCGGCGCCGCAGGCGGGCCTGACCAGCGCTTCACTCTGGGCGCAGCCATTGATCACCGGGATAGTGATGTCGGGCAGGTTGCCGACCATCAGTTTTGCCTGCGGGCAGCGCGTGGCCATGGCCCGCGCGATGACCAATGGTGCCGCGACCTGGATCGGGGTGAAGGCGCCAAGGCCCGCCGCCGACAGTCGCGCGTAGTTGGGTAGGCGTTTGGTTGCATCCCAGGTGATAGGGATCGCGTAGTTGATCACCAGCTCGGGTTGTTCCTGTGCCAGCACAGCGCTTACCCGGTCGATGTCCAGTACGTTCACGCCGCCGTGATGGCTGAGCCTCGCGCGGCAATCAGGCACCGCCAGGCAGCTGTCGTTGAGTATGCGAGCGGCGATCTGGCCAAGCTGTTTGCCGTCGATCAGGTCGACAATGGCAATATCCAGGCCCGCCCGGGTCAGCTCCGCTGCCAGTTGCTGGCCGACGCGGCCTGCTCCGCCAAAGATGACTACTTTTGCCATTGCGTGGTTCCGGGCTGTGGGCTGATTCGCCCAGGGGTTGATAGGCAACACTATGGATCGGCTAATGGGTTCGCGCAAGCGATCAGCCGAGCAGTTTTACTTTCCGCGTGCAGCGAGTTCCTTTATTCTGTGCAGTCCACCGAGAAAAACCGAACAGGAATACATATTCGCGATGTCCGAACCGGACTTCCCAGACAACGTCTCCGAACTGCCCTACTCGCAAGACGGCGAGCTCGCGCGGATCAAGATGCAGCCCCACTCACTGGAGGCAGAGCAGTCTGTCATCGGCGGCCTGCTGCTGTCAGCAGACGGTTGGGACCTGGTAGCCGAAGAAGTAGCCGCCAGCGATTTTTATAAACCGGCGCACCGCGATATCTTCCGCGAGATCGCTGTGCTGGCCGACGCTGCCGAGCCGATCGATGTCATCACGGTAGCGGACAAACTCGAAGCCCGCGGACAGCTTGAAGGCGCCGGTGGCCTGCCCTATCTGGCGGAACTCGCCCAGAACACACCCAGCGCTTCCAATATTCGCGCCTATGCCCAGGTGGTGCGCGAACGCGCCAGCCTGCGCAAGCTCATTGAAGCCGCCCAGGAAATTGCTGATTCGGGCTTTAATCCCGACGGCCGCAATTCCCTTGAGCTGCTCGATGAAGCCGAGCGCATGATCATGCAGATCTCCGAGCAGGGCCCCAAATCCGGTGGCCCGCAGGACGTGAACCCACTGCTGCAGAAAGCGCTGGGGCGGATTGAGGAACTGTTCAATTCCGGCGGCGATATCACCGGCCTTACCTCGGGCTTCACCGATCTCGACGGCATGACCTCCGGTATGCAGCCCTCCGACCTGGTAATCGTTGCCGGCCGCCCGTCCATGGGTAAGACCAGTTTTGCGATGAACCTGGTAGAGAACGCGCTATTGGCCACGAAAAAGCCGATCCTGGTGTTCTCGATGGAGATGCCCGCCGACCAGCTGGTGATTCGTATGCTCTCGTCCATCGGCAAGATCAACCAGACCCGTATCCGCAACGGCAAGCTGGAGCAGGAGGATTGGCCCAAGCTCACCACCGCGGTGAACAAGCTCAAGGACATGCCCCTGTTTATCGATGACACGCCGGCGTTAACGCCCACCGAGGTGCGCAGCCGTGTGCGCAAGGTGGTGCGCGAGAACAACGGCGAGATCGGCATGATCATGATCGACTACCTGCAGCTGATGCAGGTGGCCGGTTCCTCCGAGGGCCGCACCGCGGAGATCTCGGAAATTTCCCGCAGCCTCAAGGCGATCGCCAAGGAATTCGAAGTACCCATGGTGGCGCTGTCCCAGCTCAACCGCTCGCTGGAGCAGCGGCCCAACAAGCGGCCGGTTAACTCCGACCTGCGTGAATCCGGCGCCATCGAGCAGGACGCGGACGTGATCATGTTTATTTATCGCGACGAGGTCTATAACGAGGATTCTCCGGATAAAGGTGTCGCCGAAATTATTATCGGCAAGCAGCGTAATGGCCCCATCGGTACCTGCCGGCTGGCATTTATCGGTGAGTTCACTCGCTTCGAGAATCTCGCCCACGGCTTTGGCGGTGGCGACGACTATTAACCTCTAAACCGCTCGCGTCACACCCAATTCGTTCCCCGGCCGCTGCCGGCCCCGGTCTTCCACTACTATCCCTTGCAGTTCCAGCCAGGGAGGGCAAGGGATGGCCAACAAAGCTGCGGTATACATTCTGGCGAGCCGCCACAACGGCAGCCTCTACATCGGGGTGACCCGCAATTTGATGAAACGTATCTGGCACCATCGCAATGTTGCGGCGGAGGGCTTCTCGACGCCCTGCACCCGGCATCGTCTGGTGTATTTTGAGTTCTTGCCCGATATGGGCGAGGCACTGCGCCGTGAGGCGCGGCTGAAAACCTGGCGGCGGCCGTGGACCGAGCGAATCATTCGCGAGCAAAACCCGGACTGGATGGACCTGTGGGATCAGGTCATTCAGTAGGGGCTATCTGCCCGGCTCTAGAGGCCGCTGCTTTCGCGCAGCTTGCGCAGCGCGTCTTTTTGCTCGTCGCGCGAGAGCGGTTCACCGGGATCTTGTTCCAGTGCTGCCGGCGCCGGGATTTCCAGCGACTCGCCGCGTAACACCGCGGAGCAGTAGCGCTGGTAGCGAGCTCTGAATACGGGCCAGGTCATGCGCTCCTCGTTGTTGGCGAGGAAGAACCAATCGCTGTCGCGGCCGGCGAGGTATACCGCCGGGTGGCTCCAGGCCTGGGCCGATTTGGGGGAGGGTGCCTGACAGGCTTCGATGTAAGCGTCGCGTGGGGCGGGCAGGCCGAATTCAACCAGGCCCGCCTGGCAGCACTCGATCATTTTATTCAGGGTGGGCAGGTACTCGCTATTCTCGATGGCGTGCTTGGCGCCCTTGAGAATCTGCTCCACCGGAAAATCCGCCAGCGATTCCAGCCACAATTTTTTCACCTGATTGAGCTGGCTGGCTTCTGCATAGGCGGCGAAATACTGGTTGTGGTAGTTCAGCCGGAACAGGGCGAAGACCTGGTTGATGGCCTCAACATGGCCCTCGTCCGGTAGCCTTTTGTGGTCAGCTTGCCCAGCTGGTGTCGGTGAGGTCGTCTTCGAGGCTTCGATCCCTCGTGCGACCTGTTGGATTAGATCCCTGCTGTCCGCCATGGCTTTGGTCCGTTTGCTGTAATTGGTGCTGCTTGGCCCAGTGATGTTTTACGTGCTGTAAAAATTTGCTGTTCCAGGAGGTGTGGGCCTGATTGGAGTCTTTCCAATATACGATAAATTCCGGCAGCAGTGTTTTCGCGAACTCCAGGTCGATATGAGACATACGCAAGATATCGAATACGTCCTCGCTGGGTTGCCAGTGATTGACGATGCGTTTGGGCTCCGTCGAGTGTTCCATGCCGGAGCTGTAGCGAGCCCACTGGATGCGAATATGCTGGATGAACTTGGAGTTCAGTTCTTTGGGCGCCGCCCCGCGCTCGCGCCAGTACAGGATAAATTCGGGGACCGCCTGATCGATAAAGTCGCGGTCGATACCCGAGCGGGCCATGATCTCGAGCGCGTCTTCGCTGGGTCGCCAGTCGCGGTCGAGGGCCTTGGGGGCTCGGACGTCAAACTCTGAGCTGTTGGCGTGGGGCTTCGACGGCGGCTGAGTGTGAGGATTGCTCTGCTGCTGGTGCCGCCAGTTGCTCAATACGTGCTGACGGAACTTGTTTTCCCAGGCGTGGCTGGTCTCGCCGCGCTCGCGCCAGTAAAAGATGAAATCTTCCAGTTGGTCCAGCGCAAACTGGCGGGGTATGTTGTGGTTCAGGCCGAGTATTTGCAGCAGGTCCTCGCTGGGAGACCAGTGCACGGGCAATAAGCCCGCACTGCGCCGTGTGGGCGGTGTTGGCTGCTGGACGGGCGCCGGCTGATGCGGGGCCGGGGCGTGCACTGGCTCATTGAGTGCAAACAGCAAGTGATCGGCGCTGTGCAGCGGCGGTGATTCGACCAGAATGACGCCCTTGTCGACCAGCGAACGGGTGATCCGGTGTAAATCTGTCGGGTTCCAGAAGGGCAGGCTGGCCTGCAACTGGTCTCGCGGAATATTCAGCCAGGCGTAGTTGTTACGCAGCTGGGATTCCCGATGCTCGAGCAGTAATTGCAGCTGCTGCAGCATAATGGCCTCTTCCAACCCGATCGTCGCCGCCAGGCCGGGCGAAAAGACCAGCTGGCGTTCGGGTACGAGGGAAGAATCGGACATCGTTTTTTCGGTTCGGCTAAATGGTTTGTTAGGATACCGCAGAACCTGAACCTGAGGCACCAATGGCCAAACAAAAAACAGCCTTCGTCTGCAACGAATGTGGCTCTGATTACGCCAAGTGGCAAGGCCAATGCGCCGATTGCGGCGAGTGGAACTCGATCACCGAGATCAAACTGGGGCCCGCCAAGGGGTCGGGCCGCGCTGGTGCGGGTCGCACCGCGAGCCGGGCGGGCTTCGCCGGCGCCCTGGCCAGCGCCCAGGTCCTTAAAGATATCGACCTCAACGACCTGCCCCGATTCAGCTCCGGCGCCGAGGAGTTCGACCGGGTGCTGGGCGGTGGCCTGGTGCCAGGCTCGGCGGTGCTGGTGGGTGGCCATCCGGGCGCGGGCAAGAGCACGCTCCTGCTGCAGACCATGTGCCACCTGGCGCAGAGCATGGAGGCGCTCTACATCACGGGCGAGGAATCTCTGCAGCAGGTGGCCATGCGGGCCAAGCGGCTTGGCCTGCCCACCGACAAGCTGCGGCTGATGTCCGAGACCAATGTCGAGACGCTGGTGGCCGCCGCCGAGGAATTCAAGCCGAAGGTGCTGGTGATTGACTCCATCCAGGTGGTGCACACCGCAGAGATCGCCTCGGCCCCGGGGAGTGTGTCGCAGGTACGTGAGTGCGCAGCCTACCTCACTCGTTTTGCCAAGCAGACCGGCACCGTGTTGTTTCTGGTGGGCCACGTCACCAAGGACGGCTCGCTGGCGGGCCCCAAGGTGCTTGAGCACATGATCGACTGCTCCATCCTGCTGGAGGGCACCCACGATTCCCGCTTCCGCACACTGCGGGGGCAGAAGAACCGCTTCGGCGCAGTGAATGAACTGGGCGTATTCGCCATGACCGAGCAGGGGATGCGCGAGGTCAAAAACCCGTCCGCTATTTTTCTCGACCGCGATAGTGAGCCATCCTCTGGCAGTGCGGTAATCGTTGTGTGGGAGGGCACGCGGCCGCTACTGGTGGAGATCCAGGCGCTGGTCGACGACAGCCAGCTGGGCCATCCGCGGCGCGTAGCGGTGGGCCTGGAGCAGAACCGTCTGGCCATGTTGTTGGCGGTGCTGCATCGCCACGGCGGCCTGCAGGTGGGTGATCAGGACGTCTTTGCCAACGTTGTCGGCGGGGTGAAAGTGCTGGAAACCAGTGCAGACCTGGCCTTGCTACTGGCGATCGTATCCAGCTACCGCGACCGACAGCTGCCGCGGGATATGGTGATCTTTGGTGAGGTGGGGCTGTCCGGGGAAATCCGCCCCGTGCCATCCGGCCAGGAGCGTCTGTCAGAGGCGGCCAAGCACGGCTTCAAGCGGGCGATTGTGCCAAAGGCAAACGCGCCCAAGGGTGAGATTCCCGGGATGCAGGTTGTTGCCGTCAGCAAGCTGTCTGAGGCGTTGGACGCCGTAGACTAGCGGTAAGACAAGCGCCTGAATACTAGTCCAGCCGGGTCAACTCTTCCTGCAGTGTGGTGATGTCCATGTGCTGTTCCAGCAGCGCTCGCAAGGGTTCTATGTTCTCGCGATCGACGTGCTGCATGGAGAAGCCCAGTCGTTCAGACTCAACGTGTTGCAGGTAGGCGTGAAGCTCAAGATCGGTACCGTCAGCCAGCTTGATCACCAGGGTGAAGGGCTCGTTGTACTGAGCGTCCCAGAGGTCGGGTTGGTCCGTGGAAACTCCGCTGAGGGAAATGTCGATGGTGCGCTGGGGCCACATGCTGCCCCCCTGATGTACTTCTACCGGTAGGTCGATCGCAACGCGGGTGAAAGTGCGTCGCTCGGTGCGAATGTCGCTCATGCTGTAACTCTTGTTATGCGGTTCGTAAGCGCACTATAGCGCCCTCCGGCGATGTGGCAAAGCCCCGTGCCTATCGCTGGACCTCGGCGGGGGTTTTAGGGTCGAATAGGGCGAGTCTACAACAATCCTGGAGTTGCCAATGCCCTTCTTGCCACGCCTGATTCTGCCGCTCGCGCTCGCGGCCACGCTCGTTGCTGGCCCCAGCTTGGCGCAGACCCTGTTGGTGGCCAACAAGAGCGAGGCCAGCGTCACGCTGTTTGAACTGCCGCAAGCGGAGGTAGTGGCCACGCTCGCCACTGGCGCCGGCCCGCACGAGGTTGGTGTGTCACCGGATGGCCGCCGGGCGATTGTCACCGACTATGGCACGGGCGCGGGTCCGGGCGACACCCTGACCATCATTGATATCCCCGAACGCAAGGTGTTGGGCACGCTACCGCTGCCGGCAGGCAGCATGCCCCACGGGGTGGAATGGCTCGACAACAGCCGGGCCGTTGTCACCGCTGAAGGCATAGCGAGTGTGCTGGTGGTGAACGTGGATGCCATGGCGCTTGAGAGCACGGTCGCGGTGGATCAGGACGTGGCCCATATGCTCGCCCTGGATGCCAGTGGCCAGCGGGTCTACACCGCCAATATCGGTTCGGGCACAGCCACCGCGGTCGATCTGGAACAGGGCAAGAAGCTTACCGACCTGGCTTCTGGCGCGGGCAGTGAAGGCATCGCCCTGGCCCGTGGCGGCGCGGAACTCTGGGTGACCAATCGAGCGGCGGACACGGTGTCGGTGTTTGCTACGGATAAGCTGACGCTGCTGGCGACTCTCCCGTTGCCCGGGTTCCCGATTCGTGCGGAGGCAGATGAAGCTCGGGGGCTGGTGTATGTCACAGTGCCTGCGGTCGATGCGCTGGTGGCTCTCGATGTGGCCAGCCGCAAGGAAGTGTGGCGCATCGATTTTGATATTCCGCCTGATCTCACCCGCAAGACCCTGTTTGGTGATCGTCTCCCGGGGAGCTCCATCCCGATTGGTGTGCAGCTTTCCGGGGACGGCGAGCGCCTGTTCGTGGCGCACACAAACTCCCATGTTGTCAGCGTCTGGGACGCTGCAACACAGGAGCGGGTGGGTCTGGTCAAGACCGGGCTGGAGCCCGATGGGATGGGGTGGTCACCCCTGTAGGGGTAGCGCTTACTTCAGCGCCCGGTACTTGATGCGATGGGGTTGATCCGCTGCGGCGCCCAGGCGCTTCTTGCGGTCTTCCTCGTAGTCGGTGAAGTTGCCCTCGTGGAACACCACGCCGCCATCGTCCTCGTAGGCGAGGATGTGGGTGGCGATCCGGTCCAGGAACCAGCGGTCGTGCGAGATCACCATGGCGGAACCGGGGAAGGCCAGCAGGGCCTCCTCGAGGGCGCGCAGGGTTTCTACGTCAAGGTCGTTGGTGGGCTCATCCAGCAATAGCACGTTGGCGCCCTGTTTGAGCAGCTTGGCCAGGTGCAGGCGGTTGCGCTCACCACCAGACAGGTCCTTCACAAATTTCTGTTGGTCTGAACCCTTGAAGTTAAAGCGCCCGCAATACGAGCGGGACTGCACTTCGTAGGTGCCGATACGGATGATGTCATTGCCGTCGGACAGTTCTTCCCACACGGTTTTGTTGCCCTGCAGGTCGTCCCGCGACTGCTCTACATAGCCGAGTTTGACGGTCTCACCCAGTTTCACTTCACCCGAATCCGGGGTTTCGTGGCCGGCCATGATATTGAACAGGGTCGATTTACCCATGCCGTTGGCGCCGATGATGCCGACGATGGAGCCGGGGGGAACCACAAAGCTGACGTCATCGAACAGCAGGCGGTCGCCGAAGCCTTTCTTGAGGTTGGTCACCTCGATCACGTTATCGCCCAGGCGTGGGCCGGGGGGGATGTAGATCTCGTTGGTTTCGTTGCGGGTCTGGAATTCCTGCGATTGCAATTCGTCAAAGCGGGCCAGGCGCGCCTTGCTTTTGGCCTGGCGGCCCTTGGGATTCTGGCGCACCCATTCCAGTTCGGCCTTAATCGCTTTCTGGTGGGACGCTTCCTGGCGAGCTTCCTGTTCCAGGCGCTGTTCTTTTGCCGCCAGCCAGTCGGAGTAGTTGCCTTCATAGGGGATGCCGCGGCCGCGGTCCAGTTCCAGAATCCAGCCGGCGGCGTTGTCGAGGAAGTAGCGGTCGTGGGTGATCGCCACCACGGTGCCGGGGAAGCTTTCAAGGAAGCGCTCCAGCCAGGCCACACTCTCTGCGTCCAGGTGGTTGGTGGGTTCGTCCAGCAGAATCATGTCGGGGTTCGACAGGAGCAGGCGGCACAGCGCTACCCTGCGGCGTTCGCCACCGGAGAGGTTGGTCACATCCGCGTCCCACGGCGGCAGGCGCAGGGCGTCGGCGGCCACTTCCAGGCGGTGGTCGAGGTTGTGCGCGTCAGTCGCCTGAATGATGTCTTCGAAGCGCGCCTGCGCCTTGGCAAGCGCATCGAAATCGGCGTCGGGCTCGGCGTAGTCGGCGTAGACTTTCTCCAGCCCGGCCAGTGCGTCGATGGCTTCCTGCACACCTTCCTCGACATTGCCGCGCACGTTCTTGGACGGGTCCAGCTGCGGCTCCTGCGGCAGGTAGCCGATCTTGAGGTCGGGCTGGGGGCGGGCCTCACCGATAATGTCGGTGTCGATGCCGGCCATAATTTTCAGCAGGGTGGATTTACCCGCGCCGTTCAATCCGAGGACACCAATTTTGGCGCCGGGGAAGAAGGACAGGGAGATATCCTTGAGGATTTCTTTCTTGGGCGGCACGATCTTGCCGACACGGTTCATGGTGTAAACGTATTGGGCCATGGGTGGGTAAATCTCTGGGAGGTTTTGAGACGGGGAATTCTAGCAGATTTTTTAGTCTTCGCTGACCCGGCTTACATCTACCGAAACGTCCAGCGCCGGCGCGCTGCCACCACCGAAAATCACGCCCTTCACCGGCGTGACATCGAGGAAGTCGCGGCCGTAGGCGGTGACGATGTGTTGAGTCTGGGCGGCGGTGTCATTGGTGGGGTCGAACTCCACCCAACCCTCGTCCGGGCAGAAGTAGGCAACCCAGGCGTGGGTGGCATCTGCGCCCACCAATTTCTCCTCACCCGGTGCCGGTAGCGTCTCGATGTAACCAGACACGTACTTGGCGGGAATACCCACGGCGCGCAGGCAGCCGACCTGCAGGTGGGCGAAGTCCTGGCAGACGCCGCGTTTGTGTTCCAGTACCTCGCTCAGGGGCGTGGCGATGGTGGAGAACTCCGGGTCGTAGGTAAAGTCGCTGAATATGCGGGTGGTCAGTTCAGCCACACAGGATTTCAGGGAACGGTCCGGTATGAAAGAGGGCTGGGCGTAATTCGTCAGTTCTTCAGTCGCGGCGATCATCGGCGAGTTCAGCAGGTACTCGCGCGCTTCCAACGCATGGTGCGAGCGGTTATTGCGCATGTAATGCAGCGCCTGGGCATAGGAGATGCCGAAGTCCAGATTGAGATCTGGCTGCGCCTCTGAAATCTGGATTTCACTTTCAGCGGTAATCACCAGTTCCTGGTGGGCCTTCTGGATCTCAAACTGGTAAGCGTGGTTGCCGAAGTAGTCGGTGCGGGAGCGGCTGACGGCCGGCGTGGGCGACACGGTCACCTTGCTGCTCAGGCAGCGCTGGCGGCGAGTATCTCGCGGCAGCACATTGGCCAGGTTGTAACAGGATGTCACCCGGGCCGGATAGCTGTAGCGCGTGGTGTGGCGAACCTTGTAACGCATCAGCTGTCACTCCGGGTGTTGGTAAACAGTTGCTGCGGCCCAGTGCGATGGTCGAAATGTTTGTCGCTGATAAAGCGGCTGAACTCTCGCAGCAGCCCGGCCAGCTGGGTCATCAGTGTCTCCACTTCCGGGCGGCGGGTACCGGATGTCTTTAACAAATGCGGCACCCGGGTTAGTTGCAGTACGGTCTTTGCTTCCAACAGGCAGCGGTTTTCCTCGTCCAGTTCGCCGCCGCTCTGGTCGGCATTTGGCAAATCTGTGAGGTGCTCCTGTAATCGCTCCATTTGGAACAGCAGTGAGCGCGGGTTGGTGCGGTCCAGCAGTACCAGCTCGGCTCCCAGTTCCAGTCCGCGATGTTGGCGTCCGCGCCGGCGGTAAGTAATCAGTACTTCCATGGAGGTGAGCATGGCGGTGAGCAGGGTCGCCTGCTCCATTTCACCACTCACTTCGCTCAGCAGGCCCTTGATGGTGGCGATGGTTTGCAGGGCGCGTTCGATGCGTTTGCCCATTTCCATAAAGCGCCAGCCCACGCCGCGGATCATGGATTCCTGGGTCAGGCCTGAAAGGCCGGCCAGCGACGTTACCAGCGGGTCCAGCGCCTCTTCGGGTGCCGAGGCCAGGCCACCGGCGAGGTCGGCGTCGAGGTTGTCCAGGGCGTCGCGCAGATCGTTGATGACCCGCAAGGTGTCGGTTGAAAGCAGCTCCTTGGATTCATCTGCTGCCAGCAACATGGAGTTGATGGTGGAACGCACACTGCCGACGCGGTTGCCGTCGCGGACAATGGCCAGCAGTTCCTCTTCCGGGTTGGCAAGCAGTTCGGGCGTGGCCTCGGTAAAGCCGGGGAGGGTGTACGTAATCTGGGACACCGTCTCGAGCAGAATGCGCTTGGCATCGCCACTGATGGGCTCTTCGCCGTTGAGCATGACGAATACGGTTCGCAACAGTCGCATCGAGGCTTCTGCGCGCTCGGCGTAGCGGCCCATCCAGTACAGGTTTTCAACTACCCGGCTGGGCAGGCTATCGACGGGCGTTTCCTGAGCCATGCGCAGGCTGTCAATGCTGGCCTGAGCGGCTGCATCGCGTTCGGGTTCAGAGGCAATCACCCAGGTGTCTTTGGAGGGGCTGCCCTCCTGCATGGAGATGAACTGGCCGTCGGTGGAAGTGCCGATGCGGGTCAGGCCGCCGGGCAGGACGGTGTAGGAGCTGTCTGTTGCGACGGCAAAGGTGCGCAGTATCGTGGGTCGCGGTTCCAGGTTGTAGCCGCTGAAGGCCGGGATAAATGACTTGTCGAGTTTCTCCTGGGCCACATAGTCGAACGGGCTGTGGTGGATGCGCGCCAGCAAGGCGGAGCGCTGCTCGTCGCTCAGGTCACCACCGAAAGCGCTGTTCTCGCCACTGCCGCGCCAGGCGTGTTTGATAATCAACTTATCGATGTTGCGGGTGATATGGGCGAGATCGGCTTCATCGCCGGCCCAATAGGTTTTCACCGTATCCAGGCGCAAGTCGCGGCCCAGCAGGAGCGTGGCAATACCCGGCAGGTATTTCAGCAAAATCGCATTTTCAAGTGCGCCACTGCCGAGCGGATTGCAGACCACGACCCGGCCGCTGCGGACGATTTCCAGCAGCCCAGGCACACCTAGTTGCGAATCCGGGCGCAGTTCCACTGGGTCGCAGTAGACATCGTCGACCCGGCGCAGCAGCACGTCGACTCGTTTTAAGCCGTCCAGGGATTTCATCCACAGGAAACCGTTGCGCACGACCAGGTCGCCGCTTTGCACCAGCGGGAAACCGAGATAGTTGGCGAGGTAGGCGTGCTCGAAATAGGTTTCGTTCTGCGCGCCGGGTGTCAGCAGCGCCACCCGCGGCAGATCGCCAGAGGGCGAGAGTGAGGTTAGTTTGTGGCGCAGCCGCTGGTAGAAGCTGGCGATGCGGTGCACATGGCTGTCGCGGTACAGGCTGGGGAAAACCCGCGACATCACTGTGCGGTTTTCCAGCACATAGCCCGAGCCTGAGGGCGCCTGGGTGCGGTCGGACAAGATACACATCGAGCCATCCGGCCGGC includes the following:
- the rplI gene encoding 50S ribosomal protein L9; protein product: MEVILLEKIGNLGGLGDKVDVKAGFGRNYLIPQGKAVPATEGAVAQFEARRAELEAAAAETLAAAEKRAEAINGLELVTIAANAGEEGKLFGSIGTRDIAEAVAAAGVEVDKSEVRLPEGALRELGEFEVAVQVHGDVTAMVNIAVVPE
- the dnaB gene encoding replicative DNA helicase, whose protein sequence is MSEPDFPDNVSELPYSQDGELARIKMQPHSLEAEQSVIGGLLLSADGWDLVAEEVAASDFYKPAHRDIFREIAVLADAAEPIDVITVADKLEARGQLEGAGGLPYLAELAQNTPSASNIRAYAQVVRERASLRKLIEAAQEIADSGFNPDGRNSLELLDEAERMIMQISEQGPKSGGPQDVNPLLQKALGRIEELFNSGGDITGLTSGFTDLDGMTSGMQPSDLVIVAGRPSMGKTSFAMNLVENALLATKKPILVFSMEMPADQLVIRMLSSIGKINQTRIRNGKLEQEDWPKLTTAVNKLKDMPLFIDDTPALTPTEVRSRVRKVVRENNGEIGMIMIDYLQLMQVAGSSEGRTAEISEISRSLKAIAKEFEVPMVALSQLNRSLEQRPNKRPVNSDLRESGAIEQDADVIMFIYRDEVYNEDSPDKGVAEIIIGKQRNGPIGTCRLAFIGEFTRFENLAHGFGGGDDY
- a CDS encoding GIY-YIG nuclease family protein, whose product is MANKAAVYILASRHNGSLYIGVTRNLMKRIWHHRNVAAEGFSTPCTRHRLVYFEFLPDMGEALRREARLKTWRRPWTERIIREQNPDWMDLWDQVIQ
- a CDS encoding replication protein P, translated to MADSRDLIQQVARGIEASKTTSPTPAGQADHKRLPDEGHVEAINQVFALFRLNYHNQYFAAYAEASQLNQVKKLWLESLADFPVEQILKGAKHAIENSEYLPTLNKMIECCQAGLVEFGLPAPRDAYIEACQAPSPKSAQAWSHPAVYLAGRDSDWFFLANNEERMTWPVFRARYQRYCSAVLRGESLEIPAPAALEQDPGEPLSRDEQKDALRKLRESSGL
- a CDS encoding DnaT-like ssDNA-binding domain-containing protein translates to MSDSSLVPERQLVFSPGLAATIGLEEAIMLQQLQLLLEHRESQLRNNYAWLNIPRDQLQASLPFWNPTDLHRITRSLVDKGVILVESPPLHSADHLLFALNEPVHAPAPHQPAPVQQPTPPTRRSAGLLPVHWSPSEDLLQILGLNHNIPRQFALDQLEDFIFYWRERGETSHAWENKFRQHVLSNWRHQQQSNPHTQPPSKPHANSSEFDVRAPKALDRDWRPSEDALEIMARSGIDRDFIDQAVPEFILYWRERGAAPKELNSKFIQHIRIQWARYSSGMEHSTEPKRIVNHWQPSEDVFDILRMSHIDLEFAKTLLPEFIVYWKDSNQAHTSWNSKFLQHVKHHWAKQHQLQQTDQSHGGQQGSNPTGRTRDRSLEDDLTDTSWAS
- the radA gene encoding DNA repair protein RadA yields the protein MAKQKTAFVCNECGSDYAKWQGQCADCGEWNSITEIKLGPAKGSGRAGAGRTASRAGFAGALASAQVLKDIDLNDLPRFSSGAEEFDRVLGGGLVPGSAVLVGGHPGAGKSTLLLQTMCHLAQSMEALYITGEESLQQVAMRAKRLGLPTDKLRLMSETNVETLVAAAEEFKPKVLVIDSIQVVHTAEIASAPGSVSQVRECAAYLTRFAKQTGTVLFLVGHVTKDGSLAGPKVLEHMIDCSILLEGTHDSRFRTLRGQKNRFGAVNELGVFAMTEQGMREVKNPSAIFLDRDSEPSSGSAVIVVWEGTRPLLVEIQALVDDSQLGHPRRVAVGLEQNRLAMLLAVLHRHGGLQVGDQDVFANVVGGVKVLETSADLALLLAIVSSYRDRQLPRDMVIFGEVGLSGEIRPVPSGQERLSEAAKHGFKRAIVPKANAPKGEIPGMQVVAVSKLSEALDAVD
- a CDS encoding PilZ domain-containing protein is translated as MSDIRTERRTFTRVAIDLPVEVHQGGSMWPQRTIDISLSGVSTDQPDLWDAQYNEPFTLVIKLADGTDLELHAYLQHVESERLGFSMQHVDRENIEPLRALLEQHMDITTLQEELTRLD
- a CDS encoding beta-propeller fold lactonase family protein produces the protein MPFLPRLILPLALAATLVAGPSLAQTLLVANKSEASVTLFELPQAEVVATLATGAGPHEVGVSPDGRRAIVTDYGTGAGPGDTLTIIDIPERKVLGTLPLPAGSMPHGVEWLDNSRAVVTAEGIASVLVVNVDAMALESTVAVDQDVAHMLALDASGQRVYTANIGSGTATAVDLEQGKKLTDLASGAGSEGIALARGGAELWVTNRAADTVSVFATDKLTLLATLPLPGFPIRAEADEARGLVYVTVPAVDALVALDVASRKEVWRIDFDIPPDLTRKTLFGDRLPGSSIPIGVQLSGDGERLFVAHTNSHVVSVWDAATQERVGLVKTGLEPDGMGWSPL